GGCATCGGGGCCGCCGTTGATGTCCGCCCCCATGGCCCAGGCTTCACCCCAGGCGCACATGCCGCAGGACGGATCGATCAGCCGCGCGCGCTGGAAAGCCCGCACGGCCTCATCCCCCGCAAAGGCCCAGCGCAGGCGCACCCCGTGGTCGAACCAGGCCTGGGCCTCGGAGTTGGTGGTGTCGATCCGGAAGCCGCCTTTGCCGAAACCCTCGACCATGACCATCTCGGCCACGGGCGCCCCGGCGGCAGGATCCTGTTCCGAACCGCAGACGGCAGGACGCTCGATCAGGTCGCGGGCGGCCCGGTCGGCGGTCGCATCGGCCACCGCTGCCGGGCCGATCAGGCAGGCGGCCGTGGCGGTGACCAGCAGGAGCTTCCGTTTCATCGCCATTCCCCCGGATGTCTGGGGACAGTGTGCCTGCGAATGTCGGGATCGCCAATCAGGAACGGGAGGGCGATGCGAAGCCCCATCCACACCAAGCGACGAAAGCTTCAAATCCGTCATTCCGGGGCGCGCGAAGAGCGAACCCGGAACCCAGGGGACTGCCACCCTTACAAGAGTCGGATCAAAGAGCCGGACTGCGGTCCTGGGTTCCGGGTTCTTGGCTCTGCCAAGCCCCGGAATGACGGAAAAAGGTGGATCAGATCAACCCGGCCAGGGGCGAGGACGGGTCGGCGTACATCCGCTTCTTCATGCGCCCGGCCAGATAGGCCTCACGCCCGGCGATGACCGCGTGTTTCATGGCCGAGGCCATCAGGACCGGATCGCGCGCCTCGGCGATGGCGGTGTTCATCAGCACGCCGTCACAGCCCAGTTCCATGGCCACGGCCGCGTCAGACGCAGTGCCCACGCCAGCATCGACCAGGACCGGCACCTTGGCCTGTTCGACGATCAGGCGGATGTTGACCGGGTTCTGGATGCCCAGGCCTGAGCCGATCGGCGCGCCCAGGGGCATGATGGCGACGGCCCCTGCCTCCTCCAGCTTGCGGGCATAGACGGGGTCGTCGGTGCAATAGACCATGACGTCGAACCCCTCGGCGACCAGCAGCTTCAGCGAGCGCAGGGTCTCTTCCATATCGGGGAACAGGGTGCGGGGGTCGGACAGAACCTCCAGCTTGACCAGGCTCCAGCCCCCGGCCTCGCGTGCCAGACGCAAGGTGCGAACCGCATCCTCGCCCGTGAAGCAGCCCGCCGTATTGGGCAGATAGGTATAGCGTTTTGGATCGAGGAAGTCGGTCAGGACCGGCTGGCCCGGATCGGTCAGGTTCACCCGGCGCACCGCCACGGTGACGATCTCGGCCCCTGAGGCATCGGCAGCGGCGGCATTCTGGGCATAGTCGCGGTATTTGCCGGTGCCCACGATCAGGCGTGAGGAAAAGGTGCGACCGGCGACGGTCCAGGTGTCTTGGGTGCGGCTGTCGAGGGGGGCTTGGGTCATGGCCGTAGGTAATCCGTCAGGGCGACGAACAAAACCCGCCACGGGATCAAACATTGCGATCAGCCGCCGCCGACCAGTTGCACCAGTTCGATGCGGTCGCCCTCGGCCAGTTCGGTTTCGGGGTGCAGGGAGCGGGGCACGATCTCCAGATTGCGCTCAACCGCGACCTTGCGCGGGTCCAGGCCCAGGTGGGCGATCAGCTCGGACAGGGTCCGAACCGTGACCTCGGTCATATCTCCGTTGACCTGGATACGCATGCCGCCTGCCTCAATGACCCGACCGCGCCGATTGAAAAGGCTGAGCTTTCCCATCCTGACGGTTTCGCTGATGACATAGCGCAATTCGGCGCGGAGGGCAGCATGCAGTGCTGGCGATACGGCGACTTCTGACGTGTTGCGGACATTCGGGGATGTAGCTGTTAGCCTGACCATCTCTGCCGGACCGGAGAGGGCAAGGGCTGGCTCACCATGATGAAACCCGTGCTCCGCATCGATGGCAGAGACGCAAATCCCTGCGAGGGAAGGCCCGTCATCGACTGGCCCAAGGCGATCTGGAACGGAAGCTTGCTCGCCGTTTCGGTCGTGGCAGGGGCTATTTTCTTTAGCTGGTCAGCCTTCGCGCTGTTCTTGGTTCTGACCTACGTGACGCTCCTGATAGGTCACAGTGTCGGGATGCACAGGATGCTGATCCATCGGACATTCCAATGCTCTAAGCCACTGGAACGCTTGTTGATCTATGTGGGCGTCCTCGTCGGTGTCGCCGGTCCATTCGGCATTATCCGCGTGCACGACATGCGAGACTGGGCGCAACGACAGCCAGTGTGCCACGATTTCTTCGCTCACACCCGCGGCTTCTGGCGCGACCTGTCATGGCAGCTTTTCTATCGTTTCGATTTCCATCGCGCTCCGACCCTGACCATCGAGCCCAACATTGCCAATGATCCGTTCTACCGGTTTCTGGAGGCGTCATGGCGATGGCAACAGTTGCCTTTGGCAGTCGGCCTCTTTCTCATCGGCGGCTGGCCATGGGTGGTCTGGGGTGTGGCTGTCCGGGTCATCGTCAGCACGGCTGGACACTGGACGATCACCTACTTCTGCCACAACCCCGGGCCCGGTCGATGGGCCGTCAAAGGTGCCTATGTGCAGGCGACCAACCTCTCGGGCCTCGGCCTGCTCACTTATGGCGAGTGTTGGCATAACAACCATCATGCCTTTCCGGAGTCCGCACAGATCGGACTGGAAGCAGGCCAACTTGATCCCGGTTGGATTGTCATTCGGTCGCTTGAACGCGCCCGGTTGATCTGGAATGTGGGACGGCCTCGCGAGGAAGGACTGCGAGACGACCTCCAAGACCGCAGCGCGCTCGAACCCAGCCAGTAGGCAGATGTCCGCTAGCCACCCTCAGGCGACTGTCCGTTTCCGACCCATAGCGGACGTCGCTGAAGGATGTAGGGTAGCTGGATGCACACCACCCTCATCGGCATCCCCACCAAACAGATCGCGGACTGGACGACCTTTCATGAAGTCTTCGCGGAGGCTCTCGGCTTCCCTACGTTTTACGGACGCAACATGAACGCATGGATCGACTGCATGACAGACGCAGACGACCCCGAGACGCGAATGGTCCAGCGCGCGGTTCAGCCCGGCCATCTGATGACGTTGGAGATCGACGACGCCGACGATTTCGCGGCGCGCTGCCCTGAGCAGTTTAATGCCCTGATCGAGTGCACTTCCTTCGTGAACTTTCGCAAAGTCGAAATGGGCGGGACGCCCTTCCTCTCGCTCTTGTTGACCGGACACATATCGGCTGCGCGATGACCGTTTCCCGCCCATGG
The genomic region above belongs to Brevundimonas vitisensis and contains:
- a CDS encoding thiazole synthase; the encoded protein is MTQAPLDSRTQDTWTVAGRTFSSRLIVGTGKYRDYAQNAAAADASGAEIVTVAVRRVNLTDPGQPVLTDFLDPKRYTYLPNTAGCFTGEDAVRTLRLAREAGGWSLVKLEVLSDPRTLFPDMEETLRSLKLLVAEGFDVMVYCTDDPVYARKLEEAGAVAIMPLGAPIGSGLGIQNPVNIRLIVEQAKVPVLVDAGVGTASDAAVAMELGCDGVLMNTAIAEARDPVLMASAMKHAVIAGREAYLAGRMKKRMYADPSSPLAGLI
- the thiS gene encoding sulfur carrier protein ThiS, with the translated sequence MRIQVNGDMTEVTVRTLSELIAHLGLDPRKVAVERNLEIVPRSLHPETELAEGDRIELVQLVGGG
- a CDS encoding acyl-CoA desaturase, with protein sequence MMKPVLRIDGRDANPCEGRPVIDWPKAIWNGSLLAVSVVAGAIFFSWSAFALFLVLTYVTLLIGHSVGMHRMLIHRTFQCSKPLERLLIYVGVLVGVAGPFGIIRVHDMRDWAQRQPVCHDFFAHTRGFWRDLSWQLFYRFDFHRAPTLTIEPNIANDPFYRFLEASWRWQQLPLAVGLFLIGGWPWVVWGVAVRVIVSTAGHWTITYFCHNPGPGRWAVKGAYVQATNLSGLGLLTYGECWHNNHHAFPESAQIGLEAGQLDPGWIVIRSLERARLIWNVGRPREEGLRDDLQDRSALEPSQ
- a CDS encoding barstar family protein, with amino-acid sequence MHTTLIGIPTKQIADWTTFHEVFAEALGFPTFYGRNMNAWIDCMTDADDPETRMVQRAVQPGHLMTLEIDDADDFAARCPEQFNALIECTSFVNFRKVEMGGTPFLSLLLTGHISAAR